A portion of the Roseimicrobium gellanilyticum genome contains these proteins:
- a CDS encoding peroxiredoxin has translation MKLLFSALTLALLATSTAFAGQGAKVNPPYDAPAVESVDQDGKAVNLADVYKANPYVVVYFYPKADTPGCTKQGCSLRDANADLTKEGVKVIGVSTDTVEAQKKFADGQKFPFTLLADKEGKVVDAFKVQKNAKGMATRQCFIIKGGKVVWHDPKGATETQADEVKAALKELK, from the coding sequence ATGAAACTTCTGTTTTCTGCCCTTACCCTCGCTCTTCTCGCCACCAGCACCGCTTTCGCCGGCCAAGGGGCCAAGGTGAATCCCCCTTATGACGCCCCCGCTGTGGAAAGCGTCGACCAGGACGGCAAAGCCGTGAATCTCGCCGATGTCTACAAGGCCAACCCCTATGTGGTGGTCTACTTCTACCCGAAGGCCGACACCCCCGGCTGCACCAAGCAAGGCTGCTCTCTTCGCGATGCCAACGCGGATCTCACCAAGGAAGGTGTGAAGGTCATCGGCGTGAGCACCGACACCGTGGAAGCTCAGAAGAAGTTCGCCGATGGTCAGAAGTTCCCCTTCACCCTGCTGGCCGACAAGGAAGGCAAAGTGGTGGACGCCTTCAAGGTGCAGAAGAACGCCAAGGGCATGGCCACCCGCCAGTGCTTCATCATCAAAGGTGGCAAGGTCGTGTGGCATGACCCGAAGGGCGCCACCGAAACCCAGGCGGATGAAGTGAAGGCCGCGCTGAAAGAGCTGAAGTAA
- a CDS encoding DNA-directed RNA polymerase subunit alpha, with translation MSIRLARFEMPNRLVKNDATATETFAQFVAEPFDRGYGHTIGNSLRRVLLSSLEGASITSVRIKGAEHEFQTLPGVVEDVTQIVLNLKKVKFQHFENKESRTLFLNADKEGVVTAGDIKDDQHYQVINKDQVICTLDRKGKLEIEIEVKVGRGFATNEDNKRPDMSIGVIPIDSIFSPVTRVKYAVEATRVGQNTDYDKLILDIWTDGRIAPQDALLQASAILRRHLDVFVNYDDSQVEFDAAPEAQSEENLELRKLLNMSVNEIELSVRAANCLNNANITTVGQLAQKTEAEMLRYRNFGKKSLTEIREKLGELGLTLGMKLDPSLLEPLPGGISMIRQGGFRREDDEDADADSFSRLISANLGGDDDEDEE, from the coding sequence ATGTCCATCCGTCTTGCCCGTTTTGAAATGCCGAACCGCCTCGTGAAGAACGATGCGACGGCCACCGAAACCTTCGCGCAGTTCGTTGCCGAACCCTTTGACCGTGGTTACGGCCACACCATCGGCAACAGCCTCCGCCGCGTGCTGCTTTCCTCCCTGGAAGGAGCCTCCATCACGAGCGTCCGCATCAAGGGCGCTGAGCATGAGTTCCAGACCCTCCCCGGAGTGGTGGAAGACGTGACGCAGATCGTGCTGAACCTGAAGAAGGTGAAGTTCCAGCACTTCGAAAACAAGGAGTCCCGCACCCTTTTTCTCAACGCCGACAAGGAAGGCGTCGTCACCGCCGGTGACATCAAGGACGACCAGCACTACCAGGTCATCAACAAGGACCAGGTCATCTGCACCCTCGACCGCAAGGGCAAGCTGGAAATCGAAATCGAAGTGAAGGTGGGCCGCGGCTTCGCCACCAACGAGGACAACAAGCGTCCTGACATGTCCATCGGTGTCATCCCGATTGACTCCATTTTCTCCCCGGTGACCCGCGTGAAGTACGCCGTGGAAGCCACCCGCGTGGGCCAGAACACGGACTACGACAAGCTCATCCTCGATATCTGGACAGACGGCCGCATCGCCCCACAGGACGCCCTCCTGCAGGCTTCCGCCATCCTTCGTCGCCACCTTGATGTCTTCGTGAACTACGACGACAGCCAGGTCGAATTCGACGCGGCTCCCGAAGCCCAGAGCGAAGAAAACCTCGAGCTGCGCAAGCTGCTCAACATGTCCGTCAACGAAATCGAGCTGTCCGTCCGTGCGGCGAACTGCCTCAACAACGCGAACATCACCACGGTGGGCCAGCTTGCCCAGAAGACCGAGGCCGAAATGCTGCGCTACCGCAACTTCGGCAAGAAGTCCCTCACCGAGATTCGCGAAAAGCTCGGCGAGCTTGGCCTCACTCTTGGCATGAAGCTCGACCCCTCGCTGCTTGAACCCCTTCCCGGCGGTATCTCCATGATCCGTCAGGGTGGCTTCCGCCGTGAGGACGACGAAGACGCCGATGCCGACAGCTTCTCCCGCCTGATCAGCGCCAACCTCGGCGGTGACGACGATGAGGACGAGGAATAA
- a CDS encoding DMT family transporter, with protein MPVTLPVILYPSLAALIYTFSALLLKRSSQLGVGLWRTTFVANIVVAGLFSLLWLLGGKAVQVELLWQPAIIAGCLFFGQISQFLALEKGDVSIAVPVFGLKVVLIAFFTPLVIGDGVSMKLWGAALLSVLGVAFLNKKDGDSPARNVGITLMAGGAGAIFFAMFDVLVQKWGPNWGVGRLLPMIFWMNGLLSFSLIFMFKAPLRQVTKGAWPWLLMGSLLLGTQSIIFVSAIALHGQATAANVIYASRGLLSVVMVWLVGHWFANQEQHLGASVLRWRLFGAAMMLTAIVLVIK; from the coding sequence ATGCCCGTCACGCTTCCCGTCATTCTTTATCCCTCCCTCGCGGCCCTCATCTATACCTTCAGTGCCCTTTTGCTGAAACGCTCCAGCCAGCTGGGGGTGGGACTGTGGCGGACGACGTTTGTGGCAAACATAGTGGTGGCAGGACTGTTCTCCCTGCTGTGGCTCCTGGGTGGGAAGGCTGTGCAGGTGGAATTGTTGTGGCAGCCAGCCATCATCGCAGGTTGCCTTTTCTTCGGTCAGATCAGCCAGTTCCTCGCACTGGAGAAAGGGGATGTGTCCATTGCAGTGCCTGTCTTCGGGCTCAAGGTGGTGCTCATTGCGTTCTTCACACCGTTGGTCATCGGAGATGGGGTGAGCATGAAGCTCTGGGGGGCAGCGCTGCTGAGCGTGTTGGGTGTGGCGTTTCTCAATAAGAAGGATGGCGATAGCCCGGCGCGCAATGTGGGTATCACCCTCATGGCAGGTGGCGCGGGTGCCATCTTCTTCGCGATGTTCGACGTGCTGGTGCAGAAGTGGGGGCCGAACTGGGGTGTGGGCAGATTGCTGCCTATGATTTTCTGGATGAACGGGCTCCTTTCCTTCTCGCTCATCTTCATGTTCAAGGCGCCGCTGCGTCAGGTGACAAAGGGGGCCTGGCCCTGGTTGCTGATGGGCTCGCTGCTTCTCGGCACCCAGAGCATCATTTTCGTCAGCGCGATCGCTCTGCACGGGCAGGCGACCGCAGCGAACGTCATTTACGCCTCACGCGGTCTGCTCAGCGTGGTGATGGTCTGGCTGGTAGGGCATTGGTTTGCCAACCAGGAGCAGCACCTCGGCGCCAGCGTCCTGCGCTGGCGCTTGTTCGGTGCGGCCATGATGCTGACGGCGATTGTGCTCGTGATTAAGTGA
- a CDS encoding peptide chain release factor family protein: MAFPIEDESLLKRMAKIGLRDEDIEETFIRGTGVGGQKINKTSSTVVLVHVPTGVEVRCQRERSQSVNRLVAREELCSKLEQKLQAVRQEKRDAVEKKKRQNRKRPRGVKERILQSKHKRSDVKKKRAKVRGGRGEE; the protein is encoded by the coding sequence ATGGCCTTTCCCATCGAAGACGAATCCCTGCTCAAGCGCATGGCCAAGATTGGCCTGCGGGACGAGGACATTGAGGAGACGTTCATCCGCGGCACCGGTGTCGGCGGGCAAAAGATTAACAAGACCAGCAGCACCGTGGTGCTCGTGCATGTGCCAACGGGTGTTGAAGTGCGTTGCCAACGTGAGCGCAGCCAGAGTGTGAACCGTCTCGTGGCACGTGAAGAGTTGTGCTCCAAACTCGAGCAGAAGCTGCAGGCCGTGCGCCAGGAGAAACGCGATGCCGTGGAAAAGAAAAAGCGCCAGAACCGCAAGCGTCCCCGCGGCGTGAAGGAACGCATCCTCCAGAGCAAGCACAAGCGCAGCGACGTGAAGAAGAAGCGGGCAAAGGTGCGCGGCGGACGCGGAGAGGAGTAG
- the rplQ gene encoding 50S ribosomal protein L17, translating into MRHRNKTVKLQRKKPHREALLKNLCKSLIEHRRIKTTLAKAKALRPVAEKLLTLGKKNTLHSRRLAFAKLRSETLVKKLFDEIAVASADRKGGYTRITKLGQRMSDSAPMAFIEWVDYFVPAAPAAAEAAPAAEEAKTEEKPAKASKSKKAAASSEASEEKPAKKASKKTAKKAETAE; encoded by the coding sequence ATGAGACACCGGAACAAGACCGTCAAGCTGCAGCGCAAAAAGCCCCACCGCGAAGCGTTGCTCAAGAACCTCTGCAAGAGCCTGATCGAGCACCGTCGCATCAAGACCACCCTGGCCAAGGCCAAGGCGCTGCGTCCGGTGGCTGAAAAGCTGCTCACGCTCGGCAAGAAGAATACCCTGCACAGCCGCCGCCTCGCGTTCGCGAAGCTTCGCAGCGAGACCCTCGTGAAGAAGCTTTTTGATGAAATCGCCGTGGCTTCCGCCGACCGCAAGGGTGGCTACACCCGCATCACCAAGCTCGGTCAGCGCATGAGCGACTCCGCTCCGATGGCCTTCATCGAGTGGGTGGACTATTTCGTGCCCGCCGCTCCGGCTGCTGCTGAAGCTGCTCCTGCCGCTGAAGAAGCCAAGACGGAAGAAAAGCCCGCCAAGGCCAGCAAGTCCAAGAAGGCTGCTGCTTCCTCCGAAGCGTCCGAAGAGAAGCCCGCTAAGAAGGCTTCGAAGAAGACCGCCAAGAAGGCTGAGACCGCAGAATAA
- a CDS encoding amidase, translated as MWFQSLPLRRGVAALTAVSLLSGCTSSLPSFSNPFPKLRGDKAFIRYWPPPEGSTQLRVAVKDNIDMKGVVTAAGSEYLLKTNPPAEEDAACLAPVRARGVHIVGRTNLNELALGATGINGYFGTPRNRMGDSKRLMPGGSSSGSAVAVLNERADVAIGTDTAGSIRTPAACCGVYGLKTTFGLISTKGIHPISPRHLDTVGPIAKDVPNLVEGMDLLKPGFRSQYMNAMASEPGPRSLTIGRLYIENTDPKIDKAIDDALASANVKVVRLPRWFSEAWKEAMKNGNTIAVADGYVTDKELLKARGVTSTTKAAILLGEFKYDSEDYRKALAMKKVWQRQLDRIFQRVDFIALPTLRHHPMKVPIFSRFVLFEAQALALQNTVSVNYAGNPAVAMPVPMDDKKIPLTSLQLVGPRLSEAKLLNAARILASKR; from the coding sequence ATGTGGTTTCAAAGCCTCCCCCTCCGCCGTGGCGTAGCTGCCCTGACCGCCGTCAGCCTGCTGAGCGGCTGCACCAGCTCCCTGCCCAGCTTTTCCAACCCCTTCCCCAAGCTCAGGGGTGACAAGGCCTTCATCCGCTATTGGCCGCCGCCCGAAGGCAGTACCCAGCTCCGCGTGGCGGTGAAGGACAACATCGACATGAAGGGCGTGGTCACCGCCGCTGGCTCCGAGTACCTGCTGAAGACCAATCCGCCTGCGGAAGAAGACGCTGCCTGTCTCGCTCCGGTCCGTGCCCGGGGAGTCCACATCGTGGGCCGGACCAATCTCAACGAACTCGCCCTCGGGGCCACCGGGATAAACGGCTACTTCGGCACGCCGAGAAACCGCATGGGTGACTCCAAGCGACTCATGCCGGGAGGCTCCTCCAGCGGCTCAGCGGTTGCGGTTTTGAATGAGCGAGCGGACGTCGCCATCGGCACGGATACCGCCGGGTCCATCCGCACCCCGGCCGCCTGCTGCGGTGTGTATGGGTTGAAGACAACCTTCGGCCTGATTTCCACGAAAGGCATCCACCCCATCTCGCCCCGGCATCTGGACACCGTGGGACCCATTGCCAAGGATGTTCCCAACCTCGTGGAGGGCATGGACCTGCTGAAGCCGGGTTTCCGCAGCCAGTACATGAATGCCATGGCCTCCGAGCCCGGCCCACGGAGCCTCACCATCGGACGCCTCTACATCGAGAATACGGATCCGAAAATCGACAAGGCCATCGACGACGCTCTGGCGTCAGCGAATGTGAAAGTGGTCCGCCTTCCCCGGTGGTTCTCCGAGGCTTGGAAGGAAGCCATGAAAAACGGGAACACCATCGCCGTGGCGGACGGCTACGTGACGGACAAGGAACTGCTGAAAGCCCGTGGAGTAACCTCCACCACCAAGGCCGCCATCCTTCTGGGAGAGTTCAAGTACGACAGCGAGGACTATCGCAAAGCACTGGCCATGAAGAAGGTATGGCAGCGACAACTCGACCGGATCTTCCAACGAGTGGATTTCATTGCCCTGCCCACGCTGCGCCACCACCCCATGAAGGTTCCCATCTTCAGCCGCTTCGTCCTTTTCGAAGCCCAAGCCCTGGCCTTGCAAAACACCGTTTCCGTGAACTATGCGGGCAACCCGGCAGTGGCCATGCCCGTACCCATGGATGACAAAAAGATACCCCTGACCAGTCTCCAACTTGTCGGCCCAAGATTAAGTGAGGCAAAACTTTTGAACGCGGCAAGAATCCTCGCGTCGAAGCGATGA
- a CDS encoding tetratricopeptide repeat protein: MMFCPKPLRLRASAKALLSAAALCIASVSVQAQSPEELLQKADALDVKLEAKEALQIYLELEKLQPDNADVLVRIARQYRHLMADASSNDQKLKLGNIALQYGKRAAAADPKNSDAQLSCAISYGKMVPFMSNKEQVACSKAIKAGAEKAVKLNSSNDLAWHILGRWHRNVANVGGVKKMLASMIYDKLPEASNDEAVNCLEKAVKLNPGRLMHYVELGRVYAQVGRTSEACKYLEKGIAMPSVEKDDADAKAAAKELLASLK, encoded by the coding sequence ATGATGTTTTGCCCGAAACCCCTCCGCCTTCGTGCTTCGGCCAAGGCCCTCCTCTCCGCTGCGGCGCTGTGTATAGCCAGCGTCAGCGTCCAGGCCCAATCCCCGGAAGAGCTGCTCCAAAAAGCAGACGCCCTTGATGTAAAGCTCGAGGCCAAGGAAGCCCTCCAGATCTATCTGGAACTCGAGAAACTCCAGCCGGACAATGCTGATGTGCTGGTGCGGATCGCCCGGCAGTACCGGCACCTCATGGCGGACGCTTCCTCCAACGACCAAAAGCTGAAGCTCGGGAACATTGCTCTGCAGTACGGAAAGCGTGCTGCAGCCGCCGATCCCAAGAACTCGGATGCCCAGCTCTCCTGCGCCATCAGCTACGGAAAGATGGTCCCCTTCATGAGCAACAAGGAACAGGTGGCCTGCTCCAAGGCCATCAAAGCGGGTGCGGAGAAGGCCGTGAAGCTGAATTCCTCCAATGATCTGGCCTGGCATATTCTGGGCCGCTGGCACCGGAATGTGGCAAATGTGGGCGGCGTGAAGAAAATGCTCGCCTCCATGATCTATGACAAGCTGCCGGAAGCCTCCAATGATGAGGCCGTGAACTGCCTTGAGAAGGCAGTGAAGCTCAATCCAGGCCGCCTCATGCACTACGTAGAACTCGGTCGCGTGTACGCCCAGGTGGGCCGCACCTCCGAAGCCTGCAAGTATCTCGAGAAAGGCATTGCGATGCCCAGCGTGGAGAAAGACGATGCGGACGCGAAAGCTGCCGCGAAGGAACTTCTCGCAAGCCTGAAGTAA
- a CDS encoding DUF1501 domain-containing protein has translation MNLVPHHEILTNRRDFLRRGGAGFGAMALASLMGDSPLMAALGDAGGSPANPMSDKVPHVAGRAKNVIFLFMEGGPSHLDICDPKPLLNKLAGQPLPESFGKVITAMGEANAPLLESKRTWKQHGESGLWFSDWIPNMAELADDWCVVRSCMSDGINHAGGVCQMNTGAIFGGRPSLGSWVSYGLGTENQNMPAFVVMKDSDTDVVNGVRNWSAGFMPAVYQGVLFDDGPQPIANLYTPKGIKEDRQQGKLAFLNSLNHQHAMSRKENSELDARIRSYELAFRMQAEAPGAVDLSQESEDTKKLYGMDTPETENFGRMCLHARRLVERGVRFVQLYHGAGSKWDAHDKIESNHTKYCGQMDKPVAGLIRDLKQRGLLDETLVIWGGEFGRTPMSEKGDGRDHNPTGFSMMMAGGGVKGGSVVGETDELGLHAIKDKVHVHDFHATIMNLLGVDHTRMIYHHKGRPERIDQNEGKFVKKVLG, from the coding sequence ATGAACCTGGTCCCCCACCACGAAATCCTCACCAACCGTCGCGACTTCCTCCGCCGTGGAGGTGCGGGCTTTGGCGCCATGGCTCTGGCTTCGCTCATGGGCGACAGCCCGCTGATGGCCGCTCTTGGCGATGCGGGTGGCAGTCCAGCCAATCCGATGTCGGACAAGGTGCCGCACGTGGCCGGTCGTGCGAAGAATGTGATCTTCCTCTTCATGGAGGGCGGCCCCAGCCACCTCGACATCTGCGACCCCAAGCCGTTGCTGAACAAACTCGCGGGCCAGCCCCTGCCAGAGAGTTTTGGCAAGGTCATCACCGCCATGGGTGAGGCGAATGCTCCCCTGCTCGAGTCCAAGCGGACCTGGAAGCAGCATGGCGAGAGCGGCCTCTGGTTCTCCGACTGGATTCCCAACATGGCGGAACTCGCGGATGACTGGTGCGTGGTGCGCTCCTGCATGAGCGACGGCATCAACCACGCCGGCGGTGTGTGCCAGATGAACACCGGCGCCATCTTCGGCGGGCGACCCTCTCTGGGAAGCTGGGTCAGCTACGGTCTCGGCACGGAAAATCAAAACATGCCCGCCTTCGTGGTCATGAAGGACAGCGACACTGATGTGGTGAATGGCGTGCGCAACTGGAGCGCGGGCTTCATGCCTGCGGTATATCAGGGTGTACTGTTTGATGATGGCCCGCAACCCATCGCGAACCTCTACACCCCGAAGGGTATCAAGGAGGATCGCCAGCAGGGCAAGCTCGCCTTCCTGAACTCGCTGAACCATCAGCACGCCATGAGCCGCAAGGAGAACTCCGAGCTCGATGCGCGCATTCGCAGCTACGAGCTCGCCTTCCGCATGCAGGCCGAGGCTCCCGGCGCCGTGGACCTCAGTCAGGAATCTGAAGACACCAAAAAGCTCTACGGCATGGACACGCCGGAGACGGAAAACTTCGGCCGCATGTGCCTGCATGCCCGCCGTCTCGTCGAGCGCGGCGTGCGTTTCGTACAGCTCTACCACGGCGCTGGCAGCAAGTGGGACGCGCACGACAAGATCGAGTCCAACCACACCAAGTACTGCGGCCAGATGGACAAGCCCGTTGCGGGTCTCATCCGCGACCTGAAGCAGCGAGGCCTGCTGGATGAAACACTCGTCATCTGGGGCGGTGAATTCGGCCGTACACCGATGTCTGAGAAGGGCGACGGCCGCGACCACAACCCCACCGGCTTCAGCATGATGATGGCTGGCGGCGGCGTGAAAGGCGGCTCCGTGGTGGGCGAGACCGATGAGCTGGGTCTGCACGCCATCAAGGACAAGGTGCACGTGCACGACTTCCACGCGACCATCATGAACCTGCTGGGCGTTGACCACACCCGCATGATCTACCATCACAAGGGCCGCCCCGAGCGCATTGACCAGAACGAGGGCAAATTTGTGAAGAAGGTGCTGGGGTGA
- a CDS encoding phytanoyl-CoA dioxygenase family protein, protein MTALDTRGILDAYERDGVVRVPGLFNREQVAAFRTEIERYIREDLSQKPADARTLEPDGVTVRNLWRMELHHPEFCKMVENEQIVALAGQLVHGEPILMAVETFNKPARVGSGVPYHQDNAYFCQTPPDMLTIWIAMDPVTLQNGPVYYIRGSHREGMLPTKLSGVKGNSIGLAEAPDVALSEQFCGLLEPGDALIHQCQTIHHSAPNTSEHPRLGLLLVYRGSHTQTDPQLRAAYSVAAAATPPA, encoded by the coding sequence ATGACAGCATTGGATACCCGGGGCATTCTTGATGCGTATGAGCGCGATGGAGTTGTGCGTGTGCCAGGACTCTTCAATCGCGAACAGGTGGCGGCGTTTCGCACGGAAATTGAGAGATACATCCGTGAGGATCTCAGTCAGAAGCCGGCGGATGCACGTACCTTGGAGCCCGATGGAGTGACAGTGCGAAACCTGTGGCGCATGGAACTGCACCATCCCGAGTTTTGCAAGATGGTGGAGAATGAGCAGATCGTGGCGCTGGCCGGTCAGCTTGTGCACGGTGAGCCGATCCTCATGGCAGTGGAGACGTTCAACAAACCCGCGCGGGTGGGTTCAGGTGTCCCGTATCATCAGGACAACGCTTATTTCTGCCAGACGCCACCGGACATGCTCACCATCTGGATTGCCATGGATCCCGTGACGCTGCAGAACGGGCCAGTGTACTACATCCGTGGCTCGCACAGGGAGGGCATGCTGCCCACCAAGCTCTCCGGAGTAAAAGGAAATTCCATCGGCCTGGCTGAAGCGCCTGACGTTGCGCTTTCAGAGCAGTTCTGCGGACTGCTGGAGCCGGGGGACGCGCTCATTCATCAGTGCCAGACGATCCATCACTCCGCACCAAACACGAGCGAGCATCCGCGCCTGGGGTTGCTGCTGGTGTATCGCGGTTCCCATACCCAGACGGATCCGCAACTCAGGGCCGCGTACAGCGTGGCGGCAGCCGCCACGCCTCCGGCCTGA